Below is a window of Flavobacteriales bacterium DNA.
TAATGAGTCAGTAAGGGTGTAAACTATGCAAGTTGTAATTGTGTCTTCACTATACTCGTTGTAAACAGTATGTGTGCAAGGACCACCAAAACAACTATCTTCCCAAACATCTTGTATTGTGTTAGTAAAGGCATATAATGGATCCATGGTAGGTAAACCATTCCCTGTTGTCGGAATCGCTACCTCAAACACATAATAATTACCCGTTGTATAGGTTTGTTCACATAATGTTGTTTGTGCCTGACTAAAAAGCGAGCTTAAAGCTAAAATGACAAGTATAAAACAATGCTTCATAAATATTAAGTAAAGGTTGTACCTAACAAATATATATTAAGAGGAAGGTTATTCAATAAAAAAATCAATATTTCTTATATCTTCAACCTAAAAAAAAGAATGTTATTAAACTAGAAAATAGCTTATATATCCAATTATAATGAGAGTATTGTTTTTATTAATGTTTGAATAGGTTAATTAGATACTTAACCTTGCTTGTGGTGTAATTGATTGACTACAAAATTCATTGTTTATAAACTTGTAGTAGCCAGTAATTGCTATCATAGCTGCATTGTCAGTGCAGTAAGAAAAGGGAGGGATATATGTTTTCCATTGATGCGATTGTTCCATCTCTTGCAGTCGCTTTCTTAAACCAGAGTTAGCCGATACGCCTCCAGCAATTGCTATGTCATTAATTTGACTTTCTTTTGCCGCTTTTTCTATCTTTTTCATCAAAATATTTATGATGCTATGCTGTATGGAAGCACATATATCTGCTAAGTTATTTTCAATAAACTTAGGGTCTTCTTTGATTTTTTTCTGAATAAAATAAAGGATGCTTGTTTTTAATCCGCTAAAACTAAAATTAAGACCATCGACTTTTGGAATGCCAAAAGTAAATGCTTTTGGGTTGCCTTCTTTGGCATATTTATCGATAAGTGGTCCGCCAGGGTAGGGTAGGCCTAAAAGTTTAGCTGATTTGTCAAAGGCTTCGCCAGCAGCATCGTCAATGGTTTCACCAATAAGTTCAAAGCTCAAATAATCTTTGACATTTACTATTTGGGTGTGTCCTCCAGAGACCGTAAGACATAGAAATGGAAAGTTTGGAGGATTGCCACTTCCATCTTTTTCTTTGATAAAATGTGCTAATATATGGCCTTGCATATGATTGACATCTATAAGTGGTACACCAAGACCTAGAGCAAATGATTTAGCAAAAGATACACCAACTAGTAGTGAGCCAAGAAGTCCAGGGCCTCTTGTAAATGCAACGGCTGAAATTTGATTTTTTTCAATTCCAGATTCTTTTATAGCTTGGTTTACAACGGGGATGATGTTTTGTTGATGTGCCCTTGATGCTAATTCAGGTACAACACCGCCGTATTGTTCGTGGACTTTTTGTGTGCCAATAATGTTTGATAGAATACGACCATCTTGAATAATAGCCGCACTAGTGTCATCACAAGAGGACTCAATCCCTAATATAATGATAGATTTACTCATCTTTCAAGTTAGGCAAGCTATGCCCCATTTTATCTCTTTTTGTTTTAAGATAAAATTCATTGTGTTCATTAGAGTCAATTTCTATTGCAATATTTTCCACAATTTCTAATCCATAGCCTATAAGACCCTTACGTTTTTTGGGATTATTACTCATCAATTTTATTTTGTGAACATTTAATGAGCGTAATATTTGAGCACCAACACCATAATCTCTAGTGTCAGCTTTAAAGCCTAATTCTTCATTGGCTTCGACAGTATCTCTTCCTTGTTCTTGAAGTTTATAGGCTTTTAATTTATTTAATAAGCCAATACCTCTACCTTCTTGATTCATATATACGATAACTCCTTTGCCTTCTTTTTCGACCATTTGCATTGCTGCCTCTAGTTGAGGCCCACAGTCGCAACGACATGAACCAAAAATATCTCCTGTAATACATGAGGAGTGTACCCTTACTAGAATAGGTTCGTCTTCTTTCCATTCACCTTTAACCAATGCTAAATGTGTTTGGTCATTGGTAATTTGTCTAAAGGCATGAAGATTGAAGTTACCCATTTCAGTAGGTAGGTTAACATCTATTTGTTTCTCTATAAGACTTTCGTTTTTTATTCTGAAAGCTATTAAATCTTTTATGGTAACTATTTTGAGCTGATGCTTTTGAGCAATTTTTTGGAGTTCAGGCATTCTAGCCATAGAACCGTCGTCGTTCATTATCTCCACTATGACACCAGCAGGGTAGAGCCCAGCTAATCGAGCTAAATCTATGGCAGCTTCGGTATGCCCAGCTCTTCTTAAAACGCCGCCTTTTCTAGCTTTTAAAGGAAATATATGTCCAGGTTTGCCGAGTTCACTCGCTCGAGTATTAGGGTTAACTAAAGCTTGTATCGTTTTAGACCTATCACTAGCAGAAATGCCTGTGGTACAACCATTACCAATAAGGTCAACGGATACAGTAAATGGAGTTTCGTATTCTGCAGTATTTTTGCCCACCATTAATTCAAGTTCCAATTCTTCACATCGGTCTTCAATTAATGGTGCGCAAATAAGACCACGACCATAAGTGGCCATAAAGTTTATCATTTCAGGAGTAACTTTATCAGCAGCAGCTAAAAAGTCACCTTCATTCTCTCTATCTTCATCATCAACAACAATAACAATTTTACCTGCTTTGATGTCTTCAATAGCTTCTTCTATTGTATTCAGCATCCGATTTTATTTTGGTGCAAAGATAAGCTATTAGAGAGTAAGAAATATATAGAAATTAGTCTGTTTTTCTTGTCCAATTACTAGTACGTCCAAAGATAGGAAGACCAACATATCCTCTTAGGTCAAGATTGTTTTCAGAAGTTAACGTAATAGTTCCACTGTAAGTATTCCCACTTTTTGGATCATATATCTCACCTTCGTCCCATACATTGTCTTCATCATGAACAAAATCATACATCATCACCATTCCCATTCTAGGTCTAGTTTGTAGAGATTCGTCTGGATTTAAATTATCAACTTTAGGATTTCCTTTCTCATCGTTTGGATTAAGCATCCAAGTAATTTGACCTTGAAAAGTGTTGTTTTCTGTTTTAGTAATTTTAATGACAGCGTCCTTTTCTTGGTTATACCAATCGCCAAGGATAGCGTCAGATTGAGCAAATGTGGCTAGACTAAAAAATAGTCCTAATAATAATGTTATTGATTTCATAGTTAACTTGTTTTTTTTGGAAAGGTAATAATTTTTTAGGAGCTAGGGGTATAAAAAAAAGCTACCCGAGTATTTCTACTCGGGTAGCCCCTTAAAGCCATGAAAAAACTTACTTCCCTCTCCCTAATGGGAACAACAAAGATATATAAACTTTTTAATTTTTATGTAGTCTGTCTATATTTTTTAAAAAATATTTAAATCGTGTGATTTAGAGTTTCTTATGTGTACTAATACTCTAGCTTCAGAGCAAATTTCTTGGTTTTTATTGATGGCTTTTACAGTATGCCAGACTTCGTATTTGCCCTCTTTTTTCAGTTCTTGGATAGCTAAGTCGATATCAGAGTCGCTTAAGTTGAATGCTATTTTTAAATTTGTGGTTGCTGCTATTTTATAATTGATGTCTACTTTTTTTATCCATACTTCCATAGGAATACCCTTAGAATTAAAAATTTGCCAATACATTACAGCATAATAAGGATCTATAGCACTAAAGATGGTTCCTCCGAAAATGGCTTTTTGAATATTTTTATTTAGCCATGAATATTTAATCTCTACTATTAGATTTTTAAACTCAGAATCGTTTTCAATAATTTTTATTCGGTTAACTAATAAAGGAGGGAAAAGGTTCATTATTCTCCTTAATGCTTTTGAACTGTATCTTTGGTCAGCTATTTTTACTTTCGACATAGGATTGCAAAAATAGAAGTTCTTCACTTTCTTTTGGTAAATTTGTACTATAAACTTTCTAAAAATGGATAGACCTTTAATATTAGTGTCAAACGATGACGGAATTAATGCTCCTGGAATTAGAGCTTTAATTGATGTGGTAAGAGAAATTGGTGATGTTGTCGTTGTTGCTCCTGATGGTCCTCAATCTGGAATGGGGCATGCTATAACTCTTAATTCTACTCTCAGATGTGATCAGATACATATTGATGATGGTCCTCAAATAGAATACGAATGTTCTGGAACTCCTGTTGATTGTGTTAAATTGGCTGTCAGTACAATTTTAGAAAGAAAGCCCGATTTATGTGTTTCAGGAATTAACCACGGATCTAATTCTTCTATTAATGTTATTTATTCCGGGACTATGTCTGCTGCTGTTGAAGGCGCTTTAGAAGGTGTTCCTTCCATAGGGTTTTCTTTATTAGACTATTCGCACGATGCCGATTTTAGCGCATCTAAACAAGTGGTGAAAACAATTGTAGAGAAAGTTTTGAAAGAGGGTTTGCCTAAGGGTAGATGTTTGAATGTAAATATTCCTAAGTTAGATTATTCTGATATCAAGGGTTTTAAAATTTGTCGACAAGCTGATGCCAATTGGGTTGAAGATTTTGACGAAAGAAAAGACCCTACAGGAAGAACGTATTACTGGCTAACGGGCAGTTTCCAAAACTTTGATAAGGGTAACGATACGGATGAATGGGCTTTAGCTAACGGTTATGTGTCTATTGTTCCCGTTCAATACGATATTACTGCTTATGATTGTATTTCTGATTTAAAATTGTGGAACTTATGATTAGAGACTCCTTATTTTTGAAAGGGGCTGTTTTAGGTTTGATACTCCCCACACTCGCTTTTCTGATTTATTC
It encodes the following:
- the tsaD gene encoding tRNA (adenosine(37)-N6)-threonylcarbamoyltransferase complex transferase subunit TsaD; its protein translation is MSKSIIILGIESSCDDTSAAIIQDGRILSNIIGTQKVHEQYGGVVPELASRAHQQNIIPVVNQAIKESGIEKNQISAVAFTRGPGLLGSLLVGVSFAKSFALGLGVPLIDVNHMQGHILAHFIKEKDGSGNPPNFPFLCLTVSGGHTQIVNVKDYLSFELIGETIDDAAGEAFDKSAKLLGLPYPGGPLIDKYAKEGNPKAFTFGIPKVDGLNFSFSGLKTSILYFIQKKIKEDPKFIENNLADICASIQHSIINILMKKIEKAAKESQINDIAIAGGVSANSGLRKRLQEMEQSHQWKTYIPPFSYCTDNAAMIAITGYYKFINNEFCSQSITPQARLSI
- a CDS encoding bifunctional 3,4-dihydroxy-2-butanone-4-phosphate synthase/GTP cyclohydrolase II, with the translated sequence MLNTIEEAIEDIKAGKIVIVVDDEDRENEGDFLAAADKVTPEMINFMATYGRGLICAPLIEDRCEELELELMVGKNTAEYETPFTVSVDLIGNGCTTGISASDRSKTIQALVNPNTRASELGKPGHIFPLKARKGGVLRRAGHTEAAIDLARLAGLYPAGVIVEIMNDDGSMARMPELQKIAQKHQLKIVTIKDLIAFRIKNESLIEKQIDVNLPTEMGNFNLHAFRQITNDQTHLALVKGEWKEDEPILVRVHSSCITGDIFGSCRCDCGPQLEAAMQMVEKEGKGVIVYMNQEGRGIGLLNKLKAYKLQEQGRDTVEANEELGFKADTRDYGVGAQILRSLNVHKIKLMSNNPKKRKGLIGYGLEIVENIAIEIDSNEHNEFYLKTKRDKMGHSLPNLKDE
- a CDS encoding DUF2147 domain-containing protein, with protein sequence MKSITLLLGLFFSLATFAQSDAILGDWYNQEKDAVIKITKTENNTFQGQITWMLNPNDEKGNPKVDNLNPDESLQTRPRMGMVMMYDFVHDEDNVWDEGEIYDPKSGNTYSGTITLTSENNLDLRGYVGLPIFGRTSNWTRKTD
- a CDS encoding DUF4442 domain-containing protein, coding for MSKVKIADQRYSSKALRRIMNLFPPLLVNRIKIIENDSEFKNLIVEIKYSWLNKNIQKAIFGGTIFSAIDPYYAVMYWQIFNSKGIPMEVWIKKVDINYKIAATTNLKIAFNLSDSDIDLAIQELKKEGKYEVWHTVKAINKNQEICSEARVLVHIRNSKSHDLNIF
- the surE gene encoding 5'/3'-nucleotidase SurE, whose protein sequence is MDRPLILVSNDDGINAPGIRALIDVVREIGDVVVVAPDGPQSGMGHAITLNSTLRCDQIHIDDGPQIEYECSGTPVDCVKLAVSTILERKPDLCVSGINHGSNSSINVIYSGTMSAAVEGALEGVPSIGFSLLDYSHDADFSASKQVVKTIVEKVLKEGLPKGRCLNVNIPKLDYSDIKGFKICRQADANWVEDFDERKDPTGRTYYWLTGSFQNFDKGNDTDEWALANGYVSIVPVQYDITAYDCISDLKLWNL